From Tistrella mobilis, a single genomic window includes:
- a CDS encoding mechanosensitive ion channel domain-containing protein: MMPRLTAFARLRRIVLAILVCLLLLTTVAVAPLQAQTLPGLPSTGSGSADAAASDGQAEVDALIKLLEDPEGREKLIERLKAAETPATPAEGEELAAELVMPFLDGPATVIANRLDALGRDLQKAAVALSHTPDELERIGRGLANDRKREQWIELIGRLAAVVAAGFLLEWIVKALLSRPRLRLGTNPPASRWRRAARGICLLLIDLLGIAGFAGGAAAATALVRPTGDAAMIAIAVVQANIAVRAILAAGRMALRPQVRRLRPLPFSDETAAYLYIWLKRFARITVYGWFLYDVARTLGVSPPVLLVASKVFGLFVASLAAVVVLQNRREVADVIAGRRPLQFAADDVPGTEAAMADPGDGSAPLGVTPAEADVRTTDDDVPPDLAAAAADRAREVTRMGMATLRARLADVWHVLALAYVAIAAGIWLLGVDGGFTFLAQATGATILILLLDRVAVMAAERMLERLFSVSDEFILRHPGIETRVNRYLSITRTAIVGFIHVFAVLALLEVWGLGGLAWLASDAGARVVGALVKIVVFVVGAAVIWEMVDGAISRRLQSDGDRAPTTRAKTLLPMLRNVVMIILTLVVVLTVFSEIGIDIAPLLAGAGVVGLAIGFGAQTLVKDFITGAFILFEDTISVGDVVTVAGQTGAVERMTVRTIRLRDVEGVVRTVPFSAVDIVQNLTKDFSYALLDISVAYRENVGEVAEMMREVGLAMGHDPEFRDLILQPIEIFGLDRFGASDVVVRGRIMTKPGQQWGIKRAFFARIKQVFDERGIEIPFPHTTLYFGVGKDGKAPAAPVQVLKTEGSWRSGATGHAAPKLPAVATAAEDPEDRRDVHAVPGDEDSRRPPRIDEDSGEAGGDSQPSR, encoded by the coding sequence GTGGATGCGCTGATCAAGCTGCTCGAGGATCCGGAGGGTCGGGAGAAGCTGATCGAACGCCTGAAGGCGGCCGAAACCCCTGCGACACCCGCAGAGGGCGAGGAGCTGGCGGCCGAACTGGTGATGCCCTTCCTCGACGGCCCGGCGACGGTGATCGCCAATCGCCTCGATGCGCTGGGGCGCGACCTGCAGAAGGCGGCGGTCGCGCTGTCGCATACGCCCGACGAGCTGGAGCGTATCGGCCGCGGCCTTGCCAACGACCGGAAGCGGGAGCAGTGGATTGAGCTGATCGGCCGCCTGGCGGCGGTGGTTGCGGCGGGCTTTCTGCTGGAATGGATCGTCAAGGCGCTGCTGTCGCGCCCCCGCCTGCGGCTTGGGACCAATCCGCCGGCCTCGCGCTGGCGCCGGGCTGCACGCGGTATCTGCCTGCTGCTGATCGATCTTCTGGGCATTGCGGGCTTTGCGGGCGGTGCTGCCGCGGCAACCGCCCTGGTGCGCCCGACCGGCGATGCGGCGATGATCGCGATCGCCGTCGTGCAGGCCAATATCGCCGTGCGCGCCATACTGGCGGCCGGGCGCATGGCGCTTCGTCCGCAGGTGCGCCGGCTTCGGCCGCTGCCCTTCTCTGACGAAACCGCCGCCTATCTCTACATCTGGCTGAAGCGCTTCGCGCGCATCACCGTCTATGGCTGGTTCCTGTACGATGTCGCCCGCACGCTTGGGGTCTCGCCGCCGGTACTGCTGGTCGCGTCCAAGGTCTTCGGCCTGTTCGTGGCCAGCCTGGCGGCGGTGGTGGTGCTGCAGAACCGCCGCGAGGTCGCCGATGTGATCGCCGGCCGCCGGCCGCTCCAGTTCGCTGCCGACGACGTGCCCGGCACCGAGGCGGCGATGGCCGATCCCGGCGACGGCTCGGCACCGCTTGGGGTGACGCCGGCAGAGGCGGATGTCCGGACCACCGACGACGATGTTCCCCCCGATCTCGCCGCTGCGGCCGCCGACCGTGCGCGCGAGGTGACGCGCATGGGCATGGCGACCCTGCGCGCGCGTCTCGCCGATGTCTGGCACGTGCTGGCGCTGGCCTATGTCGCCATTGCGGCCGGGATCTGGCTGCTGGGGGTCGATGGCGGCTTCACCTTTCTGGCGCAGGCGACCGGCGCCACCATCCTGATCCTGCTGCTGGACCGGGTGGCGGTGATGGCGGCGGAACGGATGCTGGAGCGGCTGTTCTCGGTCTCGGACGAGTTCATCCTGCGCCATCCCGGCATCGAAACCCGGGTGAACCGCTATCTGTCCATCACCCGAACCGCCATCGTTGGCTTCATCCATGTCTTCGCCGTGCTGGCGCTGCTGGAAGTCTGGGGTCTGGGCGGTCTGGCCTGGCTCGCCTCCGACGCCGGCGCCCGGGTGGTGGGGGCGCTGGTCAAGATCGTGGTCTTCGTGGTCGGTGCCGCGGTGATCTGGGAAATGGTCGACGGGGCCATTTCGCGGCGCCTGCAATCCGATGGGGATCGCGCGCCCACCACACGCGCCAAGACCCTGCTGCCGATGCTGCGCAATGTGGTCATGATCATCCTGACCCTGGTGGTGGTGCTGACCGTCTTCTCGGAAATCGGCATCGATATCGCGCCGTTGCTGGCCGGTGCCGGCGTCGTCGGCCTCGCCATCGGTTTCGGTGCCCAGACGCTGGTCAAGGACTTCATCACCGGCGCCTTCATCCTGTTCGAAGACACGATCTCGGTCGGCGACGTGGTGACCGTCGCCGGGCAGACGGGGGCGGTAGAGCGCATGACCGTGCGCACCATCCGCCTGCGCGACGTGGAGGGTGTGGTGCGCACCGTGCCGTTCAGCGCCGTCGACATCGTCCAGAACCTGACCAAGGACTTCTCCTACGCCCTGCTGGATATCAGCGTCGCCTATCGCGAGAATGTGGGCGAGGTGGCCGAGATGATGCGCGAGGTCGGGCTCGCCATGGGGCACGATCCCGAGTTCCGGGATCTGATCCTTCAGCCGATCGAGATTTTCGGGCTCGACCGTTTCGGTGCCAGTGACGTGGTCGTCCGCGGCCGCATCATGACGAAGCCCGGCCAGCAATGGGGGATCAAGCGCGCCTTCTTCGCCCGCATCAAGCAGGTCTTCGACGAGCGCGGCATCGAGATCCCCTTCCCGCATACCACGCTTTATTTCGGTGTAGGCAAGGACGGCAAGGCGCCGGCTGCGCCGGTGCAGGTGCTTAAGACCGAAGGCTCCTGGCGCTCGGGTGCGACGGGACATGCGGCCCCCAAGCTGCCGGCGGTGGCAACAGCGGCAGAGGACCCCGAGGACCGGCGCGACGTTCATGCGGTGCCCGGCGACGAAGACAGCCGCCGCCCGCCGCGGATCGATGAGGATTCGGGGGAAGCGGGAGGCGACTCCCAACCCTCACGCTGA